The nucleotide window GTGAACCGGATTCCGGTTTTATTGCTTCCTGGAGATAACTTTGCTACACGGGAACCGGACCCGGTACTTCAGCAGTTGGAAGTGAGCAGTGATTATACAATCTCAGCCACTGACCCATTCAAAGCAGTTAGTAAATACTGGGATCGTATCGTTCGTCCCGAACAGTTGATGATTGCTGTTACACAGGCCATGCGTGTACTAACCGATCCAGCAGAGACAGGAGCGGTAACGCTCGCACTACCACAGGACGTGCAGGCAGAAGCGTACGATTACCCGGAATCGTTCTTTGCCCGCAAAGTACATTATCTGGACCGTCGGCCCCCTGTACAAGCAGCCATTGAACGGGCAACGCAGCAGATTGCCCTTGGCAGAAAGCCGCTGCTCGTTGCAGGCGGCGGTGTATTGTACTCTGAGGCATCCGCCGAGCTCGTGGAATTCGCCGAGGCATTTGGCATTCCGATCGCCGAGACGCAGGCGGGTAAGAGTGCAGTCTCTTGGGACCACCCATTGAATGTGGGGGCCATCGGGGTTACCGGCTCTCTGGCAGCCAACAGGCTGGCGAGAGAAGCGGATGTGGTGATCGGCGTCGGTACCCGTTTCTCGGATTTCACGACGGCGTCCCGCTCTGCTTTTCAGCATCCAGAAGCATCATTCATTAACATCAACCTGAACGGCATGGATGCCGCCAAGCTAGGAGGGGAAGCCATTCTGGCCGATGCACGTGAAGGGTTGCAGGCTTTGCAAAAGGAATTGCAGCAAAGACAATACCGCAGTGCATATGGCGCATCCGAAGTCGCTGATCTCCGCACTGAATGGAATGCAGAAGTGGATCGGCTGTATGCAGCACAACATGAATCTGGACTGGCGCAGACCACAGCAGTCGGCGTTGTTAACCGGACGATTGATCCATCCTCCGTCATTGTGTGTGCGGCAGGTAGTCTGCCAGGCGATCTACATCGTTTGTGGCGTGCGGCTGAACCAAAGACGTATCACATGGAGTATGGATTCTCCTGTATGGGGTACGAGGTAAGTGGAGCGTTCGGAGCAGCACTTGCCGAGCCGGATCGTGAAGTGTACGCGATGGTAGGGGATGGCAGTTATCTGATGCTGCATTCGGAGTTTGTGACCAGCATGCAGGAACAGAAGAAGATGACTATTTTATTATTCAACAACAATGGATTCCAGTGTATTCATAATCTGCAGCGGGAACATGGTAGTGATGGGTTCGGCAATGAGTTCCGTTATCGGGAGTCAGAGAGCGGACGATTGACCGGGGATTACATGCCAATGGACTTCGCAGCTCACGCCCGAAGCATGGGAGCCAAATCCTATAGAGCAGAAACGGCAGAACAGTTGGAACAAGCAATCCGAGATGCGAAGAACGAAACGGTGAGTACGCTGATTGAGATTCCGGTTGTGCCTGGAACCAACGCAGGTGGATACGAGTCGTGGTGGAATGTAGGTGTACCAGAAGTATCTGCCGAGGAAAAGGTAGTGCATGCTCATCATACGATGCAAGCCAACCGTGCCAAAGCAAGACCTTTTTAATCCGGTTTTGAGCACTGCATTCCGAGTGAACCACAATGTTGAACGACAAAGGAGACGTGGAGCAATGAGCAAGCTGCCATTCCAGCTTGGGATTCATCCGATCAATTGGGTCGGTGAGGATGTGAAGGAGCATGGTGATGCGACAACGTGTGCACAGATTCTGGATGACATTCAGCGTCTTGGGCTGACAGGCACAGAGATGGGACGCAAATATCCAACCGATCCTGCTATATTGCGTGAGGAATTGAGTAAAAGAAATATCAATCTGGTCTCCCAGTGGAAATCGGTACTGTTCTCCGATCCGGCGTATCGTCAGTCGGAGTTGGACGGTTATCGCAGACATGCGGAATTCCTGCAATCCATGGGCAGTAAGGTGATTAGTACGGCGGAGGTAGGTGGGTCACTTCATTTTGATCCAAGACGGACACCGAATGAAAAAGAAGTGCTCAGACTCAACGAATCTGAATGGCATATCCTCGCTGAAGGGTTGAACGAAGCAGGAGCTATTGCTCGCGAACATGGGTTGAAGCTTACGTACCATCATCATGGAGGTACAGTGGTAGAGCAACCGGATGAGATTGATCGACTGATGGAGCTGACAGACCCTTCTCTCGTGTACCTGCTCTATGATACTGGTCATGCCTATTATGGCGGAGCCGATCCACTTGAACTGCTACGCAAACATTATGATAGGATCGCCTATATCCATCTGAAAGATATCCGCCCGCATGTGCTGGATGAAGCACGCGCGGAGCAGTCTGACTTTGTCGGTTGTATTCGTAGAGGAGTGTTCACCGTACCAGGAGATGGATGCATTGATTTTGCACCAATTCTGCAAGAACTGATCACACGAGGGTACGATGGCTGGGCGATGCTTGAAGGAGAGCAGGACCCTGCAATTCATAACCCGTATGAGTATGCGAAACGTTCTTTGAACTATATGGAGTCCTTATATCATCACAGCTGATTTGTTCAGCATTGCTGCAGTCAGAGGCCATACTCATGAAGTGAAAAAGGAAGAAGGCCAGCAAGAGTATAACGTTACGATTGGAAATTAAACTGACCTATTCTAGCCGTTTACTAATCCTCACGAGGAATGAATATACAGTCTAGATATCCATATACAACATGTAAAATCCCACCACAGAAAGGGGCTCACATGCAATGACTTACGTATCCTTTCCCGTATCCAGGAAGAAGGATTTCACCGCGATTGGCCGACTGTGTATTGACTTGAATGCCAATGAGATCAATCGCCCGATGGAAGAGACGATGACGTTCACGAAATATGTAGGTGGCTCTCCCGCCAATATTACGATTGGCATGTCCAGACTGGGTATGGAGACGGCTTTTATCGGTAAGATCGCCAACGACCAAATGGGCAGATTCATCCATAGCTACTTGGAGAAGAACGGCATCGACACATCGAATGTGGTAACGGACGACACCGGAGCGGTGACTGGGCTTGCT belongs to Paenibacillus sp. FSL H8-0079 and includes:
- the iolD gene encoding 3D-(3,5/4)-trihydroxycyclohexane-1,2-dione acylhydrolase (decyclizing), whose product is MTTIRLTMAQALLRYLDQQYISVDGVETKFVKGIIGIFGHGNVTGIGEALERSPGSLTYMQGKNEQGMVHTAAAYAKQKNRRQIYACTTSIGPGALNMITAAATATVNRIPVLLLPGDNFATREPDPVLQQLEVSSDYTISATDPFKAVSKYWDRIVRPEQLMIAVTQAMRVLTDPAETGAVTLALPQDVQAEAYDYPESFFARKVHYLDRRPPVQAAIERATQQIALGRKPLLVAGGGVLYSEASAELVEFAEAFGIPIAETQAGKSAVSWDHPLNVGAIGVTGSLAANRLAREADVVIGVGTRFSDFTTASRSAFQHPEASFININLNGMDAAKLGGEAILADAREGLQALQKELQQRQYRSAYGASEVADLRTEWNAEVDRLYAAQHESGLAQTTAVGVVNRTIDPSSVIVCAAGSLPGDLHRLWRAAEPKTYHMEYGFSCMGYEVSGAFGAALAEPDREVYAMVGDGSYLMLHSEFVTSMQEQKKMTILLFNNNGFQCIHNLQREHGSDGFGNEFRYRESESGRLTGDYMPMDFAAHARSMGAKSYRAETAEQLEQAIRDAKNETVSTLIEIPVVPGTNAGGYESWWNVGVPEVSAEEKVVHAHHTMQANRAKARPF
- the iolE gene encoding myo-inosose-2 dehydratase; the encoded protein is MSKLPFQLGIHPINWVGEDVKEHGDATTCAQILDDIQRLGLTGTEMGRKYPTDPAILREELSKRNINLVSQWKSVLFSDPAYRQSELDGYRRHAEFLQSMGSKVISTAEVGGSLHFDPRRTPNEKEVLRLNESEWHILAEGLNEAGAIAREHGLKLTYHHHGGTVVEQPDEIDRLMELTDPSLVYLLYDTGHAYYGGADPLELLRKHYDRIAYIHLKDIRPHVLDEARAEQSDFVGCIRRGVFTVPGDGCIDFAPILQELITRGYDGWAMLEGEQDPAIHNPYEYAKRSLNYMESLYHHS